From the Misgurnus anguillicaudatus chromosome 17, ASM2758022v2, whole genome shotgun sequence genome, one window contains:
- the LOC129423567 gene encoding uncharacterized protein isoform X14 gives MPQTSATLHVFASPNPHSSDQRYTARVCVAQPPHHRPPLHCYTVSPSPISLHCSSAFVYNSWLMERFQRRLERLRQHHNKCASRFEQTFLRQETMGERSTQLDAISEEQEDSDSSESELSSCAGLDPDYKPGQSSSSSDLSPDKGSSWKKPMMSSEILECSDTNSSDSAIKKTENTRTYVKKHHKLHKIKKTDTSKLNVTLKICTRREDKKRAWDKRHYCLYCGKSQLKISRHLERKHMDVKDVAYAFSFSLGSKQRKSLLEQLRNKGDFKHNSKVLEKGRGQIVTWKQPSDKASVKDYLPCPYCFGMFKRKDLWRHQSSCRTRKSCVTDEKTKNRRSRIQSRAASLLPIAASSDGCQSIINQMRQDDVSFHIRSDSLICNYGESLYAKHGRVKSRHQYIAQRMRELGRFMLVAKDMDKTVNYLEDLCVPSKYQLVVSVAKCLTQFSPGKNEFGKPSTAVKIGFCLKGAVEVLIGQTLMNEDDLAEKKAKKFLELLEKNWRNSVSVTAHQTIQEKRWNKDDDIPLTKNVIALRDHLRMVEDEARKELTEQMDLHAYKTLNESVLAQVIIFNKRREGEASRLTLDVYMKASTSAINEDIYKTLSPLEKQLSKLLTRIEIRGKRGKKVPVFLTKRMKASIDLLVQKRVEAGVPAENPYLFARPGVMTNIRGCDCLRKYAKKSKAENPELLRSTKLRKQVATLCQLLDLSEQELEQVARFMGHDIRVHRDFYRQTDKTFQIAKISKLLFAMEQGTQTLRGKNLNTLAPACGEGPTLNSVGVSPRTKKKRVKLAEDGGSDLSSPEKRLKSCHEADGSDVDDDCSGANLKKTPTPNKNRRRRQTKSGETKYEGFDLSSPEKTRQPCREADGSDVDDDCSGANLKKNPTPNKKRRRRQTKSGETKYEGFDLSSPEKTRQPCREADGLDVDDDCSGANLKKNPTPNKNRRQRRQTKSGEAKDGGADLSFLEKRLKSCREDGSSESDVDDECSGANLLKKNTPNKKIGRQTKSAKVSAKVNVKRPWSEAERSAVHKHLAKFIAERRVPGKLPCMKCIEEEEALNERSWKDVKNFVYNTIVTLNRRSASRKLKF, from the exons GAAACAATGGGAGAGCGTTCAACACAG CTGGATGCTATTTCTGAGGAGCAGGAGGATAGTGATTCATCAGAATCAGAGTTATCCAGTTGTGCAGGACTAGACCCAGATTACAAACCAGGTCAGAGTTCATCGTCCAGTGATTTGAGCCCAGACAAAGGTTCATCGTGGAAGAAACCAATGATGTCCAGTGAAATACTTGAATGTTCCGACACAAATTCTAGCGACAGTGCCAtcaaaaaaactgaaaacacaAGAACGTATGTAAAAAAACACCATAAACTACACAAGATAAAAAAGACAGATACATCCAAATTAAATGTGACCCTAAAAATTTGCACAAGGCGGGAAGACAAGAAAAGAGCTTGGGACAAAAGACATTATTGCCTCTACTGTGGGAAATCTCAGTTAAAGATTTCAAGACATTTAGAGAGAAAACACATGGATGTCAAAGATGTGGCATATGCCTTCAGCTTTTCATTAggatcaaaacaaagaaaaagtCTTTTAGAACAGCTCCGCAACAAAGGAGACTTTAAACATAATTCCAAAGTTCTGGAAAAAGGCAGAGGACAAATAGTGACGTGGAAGCAGCCATCTGATAAAGCCTCGGTTAAGGATTATTTGCCTTGCCCAtactgttttggaatgtttAAGAGAAAAGACCTTTGGAGACATCAATCATCATGCAGAACAAGAAAATCTTGTGTGACCgatgaaaaaacaaagaatAGACGAAGTAGAATACAAAGTCGCGCCGCATCCCTGCTTCCTATTGCAGCTTCCTCAGATGGCTGTCAGAGCATCATTAACCAAATGAGACAAGATGATGTTTCGTTTCATATCAGGAGTGATAGTTTAATTTGCAACTATGGTGAATCACTGTACGCAAAACATGGTCGAGTGAAGTCCAGGCACcagtacattgcacaaagaatGAGAGAGCTTGGCCGATTCATGTTAGTGGCTAAGGACATGGACAAGACTGTCAATTATCTTGAAGATTTGTGTGTGCCATCAAAATATCAGCTTGTTGTCAGTGTTGCCAAGTGTCTAACTCAGTTTAGTCCAGGCAAAAATGAGTTTGGAAAACCTTCAACAGCAGTCAAAATTGGATTCTGTCTTAAAGGGGCTGTGGAGGTCCTAATAGGACAGACTCTAATGAATGAAGATGATCTTGCAGAAAAGAAAGCTAAAAAGTTTTTGGAACTTCTGGAGAAAAACTGGAGAAACAGTGTTTCTGTCACAGCTCACCAAACCATACAAGAAAAAAGATGGAATAAAGATGATGACATCCCCctcacaaaaaatgtgattgCTTTAAGAGACCATCTCAGGATGGTAGAAGATGAAGCAAGAAAGGAATTGACAGAACAAAtggatttacatgcatacaaaacattaaacgagTCCGTTCTAGCACAGGTCATTATCTTCAACAAGCGGCGTGAAGGGGAAGCATCACGCCTTACTCTTGACGTTTACATGAAAGCAAGCACAAGTGCCATAAACGAGGACATTTATAAAACCTTGTCACCATTGGAAAAGCAGCTCAGCAAGTTATTAACCCGCATAGAAATCAGAGGAAAACGAGGAAAGAAAGTTCCAGTTTTCTTGACAAAGAGAATGAAGGCATCAATTGATTTGTTGGTTCAAAAGCGAGTGGAAGCTGGTGTACCTGCTGAAAATCCCTATCTCTTTGCAAGACCCGGTGTGATGACAAACATACGCGGATGTGACTGTCTGCggaaatatgcaaaaaaaagcaaagcagAAAACCCTGAACTCTTGAGGTCAACTAAATTAAGAAAACAAGTTGCCACACTCTGCCAACTCTTGGACCTTAGTGAACAAGAACTGGAGCAAGTTGCAAGGTTCATGGGGCATGATATCAGAGTTCACCGTGACTTTTATAGGCAAACTgacaaaacatttcaaattgCCAAAATAAGTAAGCTTCTGTTTGCAATGGAGCAAGGCACTCAGACTTTAAGGGGGAAGAACCTTAATACACTTGCACCGGCCTGTG GTGAAGGTCCCACACTGAATTCTGTGGGTGTCTCACCGAGAACAAAGAAAAAGAGAGTAAAGCTGGCTGAGG atgGAGGTTCTGATCTCTCCTCCCCTGAAAAGAGACTTAAATCATGCCATGAAGCTGATGGTTCAGATGTAGATG ATGATTGTTCAGGAGCAAACCTGAAGAAAACCCCCACACCAAATAAGAACAGACGACGACGACAGACCAAGAGTGGGGAAACAAAGT atgAAGGTTTTGATCTCTCATCCCCTGAAAAGACACGTCAACCATGCCGTGAAGCTGATGGTTCAGATGTAGATG ATGATTGTTCAGGAGCAAACCTGAAGAAAAACCCCACACCAAATAAGAAAAGACGACGACGACAGACCAAGAGTGGGGAAACAAAGT atgAAGGTTTTGATCTCTCATCCCCTGAAAAGACACGTCAACCATGCCGTGAAGCTGATGGTTTAGATGTAGATG ATGATTGTTCAGGAGCAAACCTGAAGAAAAACCCCACACCTAATAAGAACAGACGACAACGACGACAGACCAAGAGTGGGGAAGCAAAGG ATGGAGGTGCTGATCTCTCCTTCCTTGAAAAGCGACTTAAGTCATGCCGTGAAGATGGTAGTTCAGAATCAGATGTAGATG ATGAGTGTTCAGGAGCaaacctgctgaaaaaaaacacaccaaataaaaaaataggacgACAGACCAAAAGTGCCAAAG TGTCGGCCAAGGTAAATGTGAAGAGACCATGGAGTGAGGCAGAGAGGAGTGCAGTACACAAACACTTGGCCAAGTTTATAGCCGAGCGCAGAGTTCCTGGAAAACTGCCATGCATGAAGTGCATAGAGGAAGAAGAAGCCCTAAATGAACGATCTTGGAAGGATGTGAAGAATTTTGTGTACAACACAATTGTAACTCTAAATCGGAGATCTGCTTCAagaaaactaaaattttaa
- the LOC129423567 gene encoding uncharacterized protein isoform X15 yields the protein MPQTSATLHVFASPNPHSSDQRYTARVCVAQPPHHRPPLHCYTVSPSPISLHCSSAFVYNSWLMERFQRRLERLRQHHNKCASRFEQTFLRQETMGERSTQLDAISEEQEDSDSSESELSSCAGLDPDYKPGQSSSSSDLSPDKGSSWKKPMMSSEILECSDTNSSDSAIKKTENTRTYVKKHHKLHKIKKTDTSKLNVTLKICTRREDKKRAWDKRHYCLYCGKSQLKISRHLERKHMDVKDVAYAFSFSLGSKQRKSLLEQLRNKGDFKHNSKVLEKGRGQIVTWKQPSDKASVKDYLPCPYCFGMFKRKDLWRHQSSCRTRKSCVTDEKTKNRRSRIQSRAASLLPIAASSDGCQSIINQMRQDDVSFHIRSDSLICNYGESLYAKHGRVKSRHQYIAQRMRELGRFMLVAKDMDKTVNYLEDLCVPSKYQLVVSVAKCLTQFSPGKNEFGKPSTAVKIGFCLKGAVEVLIGQTLMNEDDLAEKKAKKFLELLEKNWRNSVSVTAHQTIQEKRWNKDDDIPLTKNVIALRDHLRMVEDEARKELTEQMDLHAYKTLNESVLAQVIIFNKRREGEASRLTLDVYMKASTSAINEDIYKTLSPLEKQLSKLLTRIEIRGKRGKKVPVFLTKRMKASIDLLVQKRVEAGVPAENPYLFARPGVMTNIRGCDCLRKYAKKSKAENPELLRSTKLRKQVATLCQLLDLSEQELEQVARFMGHDIRVHRDFYRQTDKTFQIAKISKLLFAMEQGTQTLRGKNLNTLAPACGEGPTLNSVGVSPRTKKKRVKLAEDGGSDLSSPEKTRQSCHEADGSDVDDDCSGANLKKNPTPNKNRRRRQTKSGETKYEGFDLLSPEKTRQPCREADGSDVDDDCSGANLKKKPTPNKNRRRRQTKSGETKYEGFDLSSPEKRLNSCHEADGSDVDDDCSGANLKKNPTPNKKRPRQTKSGETKYGGADLSFLEKRLKSCREDGSSESDVDDECSGANLLKKNTPNKKIGRQTKSAKVSAKVNVKRPWSEAERSAVHKHLAKFIAERRVPGKLPCMKCIEEEEALNERSWKDVKNFVYNTIVTLNRRSASRKLKF from the exons GAAACAATGGGAGAGCGTTCAACACAG CTGGATGCTATTTCTGAGGAGCAGGAGGATAGTGATTCATCAGAATCAGAGTTATCCAGTTGTGCAGGACTAGACCCAGATTACAAACCAGGTCAGAGTTCATCGTCCAGTGATTTGAGCCCAGACAAAGGTTCATCGTGGAAGAAACCAATGATGTCCAGTGAAATACTTGAATGTTCCGACACAAATTCTAGCGACAGTGCCAtcaaaaaaactgaaaacacaAGAACGTATGTAAAAAAACACCATAAACTACACAAGATAAAAAAGACAGATACATCCAAATTAAATGTGACCCTAAAAATTTGCACAAGGCGGGAAGACAAGAAAAGAGCTTGGGACAAAAGACATTATTGCCTCTACTGTGGGAAATCTCAGTTAAAGATTTCAAGACATTTAGAGAGAAAACACATGGATGTCAAAGATGTGGCATATGCCTTCAGCTTTTCATTAggatcaaaacaaagaaaaagtCTTTTAGAACAGCTCCGCAACAAAGGAGACTTTAAACATAATTCCAAAGTTCTGGAAAAAGGCAGAGGACAAATAGTGACGTGGAAGCAGCCATCTGATAAAGCCTCGGTTAAGGATTATTTGCCTTGCCCAtactgttttggaatgtttAAGAGAAAAGACCTTTGGAGACATCAATCATCATGCAGAACAAGAAAATCTTGTGTGACCgatgaaaaaacaaagaatAGACGAAGTAGAATACAAAGTCGCGCCGCATCCCTGCTTCCTATTGCAGCTTCCTCAGATGGCTGTCAGAGCATCATTAACCAAATGAGACAAGATGATGTTTCGTTTCATATCAGGAGTGATAGTTTAATTTGCAACTATGGTGAATCACTGTACGCAAAACATGGTCGAGTGAAGTCCAGGCACcagtacattgcacaaagaatGAGAGAGCTTGGCCGATTCATGTTAGTGGCTAAGGACATGGACAAGACTGTCAATTATCTTGAAGATTTGTGTGTGCCATCAAAATATCAGCTTGTTGTCAGTGTTGCCAAGTGTCTAACTCAGTTTAGTCCAGGCAAAAATGAGTTTGGAAAACCTTCAACAGCAGTCAAAATTGGATTCTGTCTTAAAGGGGCTGTGGAGGTCCTAATAGGACAGACTCTAATGAATGAAGATGATCTTGCAGAAAAGAAAGCTAAAAAGTTTTTGGAACTTCTGGAGAAAAACTGGAGAAACAGTGTTTCTGTCACAGCTCACCAAACCATACAAGAAAAAAGATGGAATAAAGATGATGACATCCCCctcacaaaaaatgtgattgCTTTAAGAGACCATCTCAGGATGGTAGAAGATGAAGCAAGAAAGGAATTGACAGAACAAAtggatttacatgcatacaaaacattaaacgagTCCGTTCTAGCACAGGTCATTATCTTCAACAAGCGGCGTGAAGGGGAAGCATCACGCCTTACTCTTGACGTTTACATGAAAGCAAGCACAAGTGCCATAAACGAGGACATTTATAAAACCTTGTCACCATTGGAAAAGCAGCTCAGCAAGTTATTAACCCGCATAGAAATCAGAGGAAAACGAGGAAAGAAAGTTCCAGTTTTCTTGACAAAGAGAATGAAGGCATCAATTGATTTGTTGGTTCAAAAGCGAGTGGAAGCTGGTGTACCTGCTGAAAATCCCTATCTCTTTGCAAGACCCGGTGTGATGACAAACATACGCGGATGTGACTGTCTGCggaaatatgcaaaaaaaagcaaagcagAAAACCCTGAACTCTTGAGGTCAACTAAATTAAGAAAACAAGTTGCCACACTCTGCCAACTCTTGGACCTTAGTGAACAAGAACTGGAGCAAGTTGCAAGGTTCATGGGGCATGATATCAGAGTTCACCGTGACTTTTATAGGCAAACTgacaaaacatttcaaattgCCAAAATAAGTAAGCTTCTGTTTGCAATGGAGCAAGGCACTCAGACTTTAAGGGGGAAGAACCTTAATACACTTGCACCGGCCTGTG GTGAAGGTCCCACACTGAATTCTGTGGGTGTCTCACCGAGAACAAAGAAAAAGAGAGTAAAGCTGGCTGAGG atgGAGGTTCTGATCTCTCCTCCCCTGAAAAGACACGTCAATCATGCCATGAAGCTGATGGTTCAGATGTAGATG ATGATTGTTCAGGAGCAAACCTGAAGAAAAACCCCACACCAAATAAGAACAGACGACGACGACAGACCAAGAGTGGGGAAACAAAGT atgAAGGTTTTGATCTCTTATCTCCTGAAAAGACACGTCAACCATGCCGTGAAGCTGATGGTTCAGATGTAGATG ATGATTGTTCAGGAGCAAACCTGAAGAAAAAACCCACACCAAATAAGAACAGACGACGACGACAGACCAAGAGTGGGGAAACAAAGT atgAAGGTTTTGATCTCTCATCCCCTGAAAAGAGACTTAACTCATGCCATGAAGCTGATGGTTCAGATGTAGATG ATGATTGTTCAGGAGCAAACCTGAAGAAAAACCCCACACCAAATAAGAAAAGACCACGACAGACCAAGAGTGGGGAAACAAAGt ATGGAGGTGCTGATCTCTCCTTCCTTGAAAAGCGACTTAAGTCATGCCGTGAAGATGGTAGTTCAGAATCAGATGTAGATG ATGAGTGTTCAGGAGCaaacctgctgaaaaaaaacacaccaaataaaaaaataggacgACAGACCAAAAGTGCCAAAG TGTCGGCCAAGGTAAATGTGAAGAGACCATGGAGTGAGGCAGAGAGGAGTGCAGTACACAAACACTTGGCCAAGTTTATAGCCGAGCGCAGAGTTCCTGGAAAACTGCCATGCATGAAGTGCATAGAGGAAGAAGAAGCCCTAAATGAACGATCTTGGAAGGATGTGAAGAATTTTGTGTACAACACAATTGTAACTCTAAATCGGAGATCTGCTTCAagaaaactaaaattttaa
- the LOC129423567 gene encoding uncharacterized protein isoform X6, translating to MPQTSATLHVFASPNPHSSDQRYTARVCVAQPPHHRPPLHCYTVSPSPISLHCSSAFVYNSWLMERFQRRLERLRQHHNKCASRFEQTFLRQETMGERSTQLDAISEEQEDSDSSESELSSCAGLDPDYKPGQSSSSSDLSPDKGSSWKKPMMSSEILECSDTNSSDSAIKKTENTRTYVKKHHKLHKIKKTDTSKLNVTLKICTRREDKKRAWDKRHYCLYCGKSQLKISRHLERKHMDVKDVAYAFSFSLGSKQRKSLLEQLRNKGDFKHNSKVLEKGRGQIVTWKQPSDKASVKDYLPCPYCFGMFKRKDLWRHQSSCRTRKSCVTDEKTKNRRSRIQSRAASLLPIAASSDGCQSIINQMRQDDVSFHIRSDSLICNYGESLYAKHGRVKSRHQYIAQRMRELGRFMLVAKDMDKTVNYLEDLCVPSKYQLVVSVAKCLTQFSPGKNEFGKPSTAVKIGFCLKGAVEVLIGQTLMNEDDLAEKKAKKFLELLEKNWRNSVSVTAHQTIQEKRWNKDDDIPLTKNVIALRDHLRMVEDEARKELTEQMDLHAYKTLNESVLAQVIIFNKRREGEASRLTLDVYMKASTSAINEDIYKTLSPLEKQLSKLLTRIEIRGKRGKKVPVFLTKRMKASIDLLVQKRVEAGVPAENPYLFARPGVMTNIRGCDCLRKYAKKSKAENPELLRSTKLRKQVATLCQLLDLSEQELEQVARFMGHDIRVHRDFYRQTDKTFQIAKISKLLFAMEQGTQTLRGKNLNTLAPACGEGPTLNSVGVSPRTKKKRVKLAEDGGSDLSSPEKTRQSCHEADGSDVDDDCSGANLKKNPTPNKNRRRRQTKSGETKYEGFDLLSPEKTRQPCREADGSDVDDDCSGANLKKKPTPNKNRRRRQTKSGETKYEGFDLSSPEKRLNSCHEADGSDVDDDCSGANLKKNPTPNKKRPRQTKSGETKYGGSDLSSPEKRLKSCHEADGSDVDDDCSGANLKKTPTPNKNRRRRQTKSGETKYEGFDLSSPEKTRQPCREADGSDVDDDCSGANLKKNPTPNKNRRQRRQTKSGEAKDGGADLSFLEKRLKSCREDGSSESDVDDECSGANLLKKNTPNKKIGRQTKSAKVSAKVNVKRPWSEAERSAVHKHLAKFIAERRVPGKLPCMKCIEEEEALNERSWKDVKNFVYNTIVTLNRRSASRKLKF from the exons GAAACAATGGGAGAGCGTTCAACACAG CTGGATGCTATTTCTGAGGAGCAGGAGGATAGTGATTCATCAGAATCAGAGTTATCCAGTTGTGCAGGACTAGACCCAGATTACAAACCAGGTCAGAGTTCATCGTCCAGTGATTTGAGCCCAGACAAAGGTTCATCGTGGAAGAAACCAATGATGTCCAGTGAAATACTTGAATGTTCCGACACAAATTCTAGCGACAGTGCCAtcaaaaaaactgaaaacacaAGAACGTATGTAAAAAAACACCATAAACTACACAAGATAAAAAAGACAGATACATCCAAATTAAATGTGACCCTAAAAATTTGCACAAGGCGGGAAGACAAGAAAAGAGCTTGGGACAAAAGACATTATTGCCTCTACTGTGGGAAATCTCAGTTAAAGATTTCAAGACATTTAGAGAGAAAACACATGGATGTCAAAGATGTGGCATATGCCTTCAGCTTTTCATTAggatcaaaacaaagaaaaagtCTTTTAGAACAGCTCCGCAACAAAGGAGACTTTAAACATAATTCCAAAGTTCTGGAAAAAGGCAGAGGACAAATAGTGACGTGGAAGCAGCCATCTGATAAAGCCTCGGTTAAGGATTATTTGCCTTGCCCAtactgttttggaatgtttAAGAGAAAAGACCTTTGGAGACATCAATCATCATGCAGAACAAGAAAATCTTGTGTGACCgatgaaaaaacaaagaatAGACGAAGTAGAATACAAAGTCGCGCCGCATCCCTGCTTCCTATTGCAGCTTCCTCAGATGGCTGTCAGAGCATCATTAACCAAATGAGACAAGATGATGTTTCGTTTCATATCAGGAGTGATAGTTTAATTTGCAACTATGGTGAATCACTGTACGCAAAACATGGTCGAGTGAAGTCCAGGCACcagtacattgcacaaagaatGAGAGAGCTTGGCCGATTCATGTTAGTGGCTAAGGACATGGACAAGACTGTCAATTATCTTGAAGATTTGTGTGTGCCATCAAAATATCAGCTTGTTGTCAGTGTTGCCAAGTGTCTAACTCAGTTTAGTCCAGGCAAAAATGAGTTTGGAAAACCTTCAACAGCAGTCAAAATTGGATTCTGTCTTAAAGGGGCTGTGGAGGTCCTAATAGGACAGACTCTAATGAATGAAGATGATCTTGCAGAAAAGAAAGCTAAAAAGTTTTTGGAACTTCTGGAGAAAAACTGGAGAAACAGTGTTTCTGTCACAGCTCACCAAACCATACAAGAAAAAAGATGGAATAAAGATGATGACATCCCCctcacaaaaaatgtgattgCTTTAAGAGACCATCTCAGGATGGTAGAAGATGAAGCAAGAAAGGAATTGACAGAACAAAtggatttacatgcatacaaaacattaaacgagTCCGTTCTAGCACAGGTCATTATCTTCAACAAGCGGCGTGAAGGGGAAGCATCACGCCTTACTCTTGACGTTTACATGAAAGCAAGCACAAGTGCCATAAACGAGGACATTTATAAAACCTTGTCACCATTGGAAAAGCAGCTCAGCAAGTTATTAACCCGCATAGAAATCAGAGGAAAACGAGGAAAGAAAGTTCCAGTTTTCTTGACAAAGAGAATGAAGGCATCAATTGATTTGTTGGTTCAAAAGCGAGTGGAAGCTGGTGTACCTGCTGAAAATCCCTATCTCTTTGCAAGACCCGGTGTGATGACAAACATACGCGGATGTGACTGTCTGCggaaatatgcaaaaaaaagcaaagcagAAAACCCTGAACTCTTGAGGTCAACTAAATTAAGAAAACAAGTTGCCACACTCTGCCAACTCTTGGACCTTAGTGAACAAGAACTGGAGCAAGTTGCAAGGTTCATGGGGCATGATATCAGAGTTCACCGTGACTTTTATAGGCAAACTgacaaaacatttcaaattgCCAAAATAAGTAAGCTTCTGTTTGCAATGGAGCAAGGCACTCAGACTTTAAGGGGGAAGAACCTTAATACACTTGCACCGGCCTGTG GTGAAGGTCCCACACTGAATTCTGTGGGTGTCTCACCGAGAACAAAGAAAAAGAGAGTAAAGCTGGCTGAGG atgGAGGTTCTGATCTCTCCTCCCCTGAAAAGACACGTCAATCATGCCATGAAGCTGATGGTTCAGATGTAGATG ATGATTGTTCAGGAGCAAACCTGAAGAAAAACCCCACACCAAATAAGAACAGACGACGACGACAGACCAAGAGTGGGGAAACAAAGT atgAAGGTTTTGATCTCTTATCTCCTGAAAAGACACGTCAACCATGCCGTGAAGCTGATGGTTCAGATGTAGATG ATGATTGTTCAGGAGCAAACCTGAAGAAAAAACCCACACCAAATAAGAACAGACGACGACGACAGACCAAGAGTGGGGAAACAAAGT atgAAGGTTTTGATCTCTCATCCCCTGAAAAGAGACTTAACTCATGCCATGAAGCTGATGGTTCAGATGTAGATG ATGATTGTTCAGGAGCAAACCTGAAGAAAAACCCCACACCAAATAAGAAAAGACCACGACAGACCAAGAGTGGGGAAACAAAGt atgGAGGTTCTGATCTCTCCTCCCCTGAAAAGAGACTTAAATCATGCCATGAAGCTGATGGTTCAGATGTAGATG ATGATTGTTCAGGAGCAAACCTGAAGAAAACCCCCACACCAAATAAGAACAGACGACGACGACAGACCAAGAGTGGGGAAACAAAGT atgAAGGTTTTGATCTCTCATCCCCTGAAAAGACACGTCAACCATGCCGTGAAGCTGATGGTTCAGATGTAGATG ATGATTGTTCAGGAGCAAACCTGAAGAAAAACCCCACACCTAATAAGAACAGACGACAACGACGACAGACCAAGAGTGGGGAAGCAAAGG ATGGAGGTGCTGATCTCTCCTTCCTTGAAAAGCGACTTAAGTCATGCCGTGAAGATGGTAGTTCAGAATCAGATGTAGATG ATGAGTGTTCAGGAGCaaacctgctgaaaaaaaacacaccaaataaaaaaataggacgACAGACCAAAAGTGCCAAAG TGTCGGCCAAGGTAAATGTGAAGAGACCATGGAGTGAGGCAGAGAGGAGTGCAGTACACAAACACTTGGCCAAGTTTATAGCCGAGCGCAGAGTTCCTGGAAAACTGCCATGCATGAAGTGCATAGAGGAAGAAGAAGCCCTAAATGAACGATCTTGGAAGGATGTGAAGAATTTTGTGTACAACACAATTGTAACTCTAAATCGGAGATCTGCTTCAagaaaactaaaattttaa